CGGCAATGTCCACTCATTAATAAAGCCATCTCCACCGGACAGGGATATCCCGGATATTGAGATAAAGGCGTCACCGCTAAAAGACACTTCAGGAAGAATAATAGCCGGTATTGAGATAGTGAGAGATATTTCCGAGCGTATTAAGACTGATGCAAGGCTTGCAGAGAGCGAGGAGCGCTACAGGGAACTCTTTGATAATGCCCATGATTTGATCCAGAGCGTTAGCCCGGACGGGAAGTTCATATATGTTAATAACGCCTGGCTTCAGACGATGGGCTATACGATGAAAGAGCTTCAAAGTATCACCATGTTCGACCTCATAGATCCGAGCTGCATGGGCCACTGCATGGAGCTCTTCAAAAAGGTGATGTCAGGGGAGCCTCAGAGGAATATTGAAGCGATCTTTATTGCCAAAGACGGACATAAAGTAGAAGTTGAAGGCAATGTGGGCTGCCGCATTATTGACGGGAACCCCGGCGCTACCCATGGAATATTCAGGGATATTACCGAGCGTAAAAAGTCAGAATATGCCCTGATATTCAACGAGGAGCGTTACCGGTCACTTGTCGAATCGACTGAGGATTCAATATATCTTCTTGACAGAGACTGTAAATATCTCTTTATGAACAAACACCATATAGAGAGGCTTGGCCTGGCAGAGTCCGGATATGCCGGTAAAGGATACGGGGATCTGCACTCAGCAGAAGATACGGAATCTTTTGCCAAACTGATAGACAAGGTATGTGATACCGGGGAGTCTTCCCAGCAGGAGTATAAGTACAAGGGGATCAATGATGATAGGCACTTGCACTTCATCAGGACCCTCAGCCCTGTAAAAGACAAGGATGGCAAAGTTACCGCAGTTACTGTTTTATCAAAGAATATAACTTCCCGCAAGCGCTTCGAGTTTGAGCTTCAGATGAATGAAGAGAGGTACAGGTCACTGGTTGAATCTACAGAGGATTCGATATATCTTGTTGACAAGAATTACAAGTACCTGTTCATGAACAAGAAGCATATATCGAGGATGGGGCTTCTGGATTATGATTTTAAAGATCACTCTTATGTTGAACTTCACTCTCCCAAAGAGACAAAGGAGTTCATAAAATTGATC
The DNA window shown above is from Thermodesulfovibrionia bacterium and carries:
- a CDS encoding PAS domain S-box protein is translated as MKEETKNNQLDMKSLPAIQIIDAMGDGISVQDTDFKVLYQNQAHIKMAMGEFVGEYCYKAYAHSDKICKNCPVAASFKDGNVHSLIKPSPPDRDIPDIEIKASPLKDTSGRIIAGIEIVRDISERIKTDARLAESEERYRELFDNAHDLIQSVSPDGKFIYVNNAWLQTMGYTMKELQSITMFDLIDPSCMGHCMELFKKVMSGEPQRNIEAIFIAKDGHKVEVEGNVGCRIIDGNPGATHGIFRDITERKKSEYALIFNEERYRSLVESTEDSIYLLDRDCKYLFMNKHHIERLGLAESGYAGKGYGDLHSAEDTESFAKLIDKVCDTGESSQQEYKYKGINDDRHLHFIRTLSPVKDKDGKVTAVTVLSKNITSRKRFEFELQMNEERYRSLVESTEDSIYLVDKNYKYLFMNKKHISRMGLLDYDFKDHSYVELHSPKETKEFIKLIDEVFDTGLSIQMDHKSSRDDMYFLRTLSPVRDKDGKVIAVTVISKNISDRKRMEEELRTLSITDELTALYNRRGFLMLAGQQLKLANRLKRGVLIFYADLDDLKIINDKYGHQEGDRAISETANLLREVFRESDIIARIGGDEFVVFPVHTTGYSTETLSARFKEHLRVYNTKRSAPYDLSISIGIAYYEKCSHSIEELLVQADKLMYEQKKEKQKK